A stretch of the Papaver somniferum cultivar HN1 chromosome 6, ASM357369v1, whole genome shotgun sequence genome encodes the following:
- the LOC113290878 gene encoding ATP-dependent DNA helicase RRM3-like, whose product MAPGSLPPHELKLKLGAPIMLLRNVSDKNDTCLIIKKLFPNCVDAVILSENSAGKIVFLHRMPMSPLENLEMPFKMILKQFPTRMCFAFTINKAQGKTIENTGIYLPEHVPSHGQVYVEISRGVSSNNTKVLIKKGGVAHKVGAVTKNVVYKEVLTSS is encoded by the coding sequence ATGGCTCCAGGTAGTTTACCTCCTCATGAGTTGAAACTGAAGCTAGGAGCACCCATTATGTTACTGAGGAATGTTAGTGACAAGAATGATACTTGTCTTATCATAAAGAAGTTATTTCCAAATTGTGTCGATGCAGTGATCCTTAGTGAGAATTCAGCAGGTAAAATAGTATTCCTCCATAGGATGCCAATGAGCCCGCTAGAGAATCTTGAGATGCCGTTTAAGATGATTCTGAAGCAATTCCCAACACGTATGTGCTTTGCATTCACTATCAACAAAGCACAAGGAAAAACAATTGAAAACACTGGTATTTATCTTCCCGAGCATGTCCCCAGTCATGGACAAGTGTATGTTGAGATTTCAAGGGGTGTTTCCAGCAACAacactaaggtgttaatcaagaAAGGAGGCGTTGCTCATAAAGTTGGAGCGGTCACCAAGAACGTTGTGTACAAGGAAGTTCTTACGTCGTCCTAG